A single Microbispora sp. ZYX-F-249 DNA region contains:
- a CDS encoding ABC transporter permease: MIPGHGAAVSLYPRLAWYGFRRHATYWGAALAGAFTNTVFGVLRAYVLIALWQARPGLGGYDVAAAVTFTFLTQAFIGPMQLFGGGLDLPERIRSGDVALDLVRPASLQAWCLSEDLGRAAYLFVVRGAPPALVGALLFGIVAPRAPAAFLASVALGVVVSFGWRYIIALATCWILDDRGLATLSMVLTTFFSGLMLPLTIFPGWFGELARALPWSAMAQVPADVYLGTAEPARALGFQALWAAVLLTLGAFMTGAARRKVVIQGG; encoded by the coding sequence GTGATCCCCGGCCACGGCGCCGCCGTCTCCCTCTATCCGCGGCTCGCCTGGTACGGCTTCCGCAGGCACGCGACCTACTGGGGCGCCGCACTGGCCGGGGCCTTCACCAACACCGTCTTCGGGGTGCTCCGCGCGTACGTGCTGATCGCGCTCTGGCAGGCCCGGCCGGGGCTCGGCGGGTACGACGTCGCGGCGGCGGTGACCTTCACGTTCCTCACGCAGGCGTTCATCGGGCCCATGCAGCTGTTCGGCGGCGGCCTGGACCTGCCGGAGCGCATCCGCAGCGGCGACGTGGCGCTCGACCTGGTCCGCCCGGCGTCCCTGCAGGCCTGGTGCCTGTCGGAGGACCTCGGCCGGGCGGCGTACCTGTTCGTCGTCCGCGGCGCGCCGCCGGCCCTCGTCGGCGCGCTGCTGTTCGGCATCGTCGCCCCGCGCGCGCCGGCCGCGTTCCTCGCGAGCGTCGCCCTCGGCGTGGTGGTGAGCTTCGGATGGCGGTACATCATCGCGCTGGCGACGTGCTGGATCCTGGACGACCGGGGCCTCGCGACGCTGTCGATGGTGCTCACCACGTTCTTCAGCGGGCTCATGCTGCCCCTGACGATCTTTCCCGGGTGGTTCGGCGAGCTCGCCCGCGCGCTGCCGTGGTCGGCGATGGCCCAGGTGCCCGCCGACGTCTACCTCGGCACGGCCGAGCCCGCCCGCGCCCTCGGCTTCCAGGCGCTGTGGGCCGCCGTCCTGCTGACCCTGGGCGCGTTCATGACCGGCGCCGCCCGCAGGAAGGTCGTGATCCAGGGTGGCTGA
- a CDS encoding ABC transporter permease, with amino-acid sequence MIRTYALLAWAWTRAAAQYRLSFALTTAGAFVVGGLDIAVIWVIFANTDTLAGFGLAEVMFLYGASELAFALADMLFGNVDRISRHIRAGTLDVMLIRPASLFVQVAADRFTPHRIGRAAQAAVVLGVALARLEIPIGRVWMVPVMVASGIVIFTALFTLGGALQFLLTDAPEVANAFTYGGAMLNQYPLSVYDARIVRGLTFVLPLAFVNWQPGLYVLGRPDPLGLPSWTGLLSPAAALALAAVAALAWRAGIRRYRSTGS; translated from the coding sequence GTGATCAGGACGTACGCGCTGCTCGCCTGGGCTTGGACGCGGGCCGCGGCGCAGTACCGGCTCTCCTTCGCGCTCACGACGGCGGGCGCCTTCGTCGTCGGCGGCCTCGACATCGCGGTGATCTGGGTGATCTTCGCCAACACCGACACGCTGGCCGGCTTCGGCCTGGCCGAGGTCATGTTCCTGTACGGCGCGTCGGAGCTGGCCTTCGCGCTCGCCGACATGCTGTTCGGCAACGTCGACCGGATCAGCCGGCACATCAGGGCGGGCACCCTCGACGTCATGCTGATCCGGCCCGCGTCTCTCTTCGTGCAGGTGGCGGCCGACCGCTTCACCCCGCACCGGATCGGCCGGGCCGCGCAGGCCGCCGTGGTGCTGGGCGTGGCCCTGGCGCGGCTGGAGATCCCCATCGGCCGCGTCTGGATGGTGCCCGTCATGGTGGCGTCGGGGATCGTGATCTTCACGGCGTTGTTCACGCTGGGCGGCGCGCTGCAGTTCCTGCTCACCGACGCCCCCGAGGTGGCCAACGCGTTCACCTACGGCGGGGCGATGCTCAACCAGTATCCGCTGAGCGTCTACGACGCCCGCATCGTCCGGGGGCTGACCTTCGTGCTGCCCCTGGCGTTCGTCAACTGGCAGCCGGGCCTGTACGTGCTCGGCCGGCCCGACCCGCTCGGACTGCCGTCCTGGACGGGCCTGCTGTCCCCCGCCGCCGCGCTCGCGCTGGCCGCCGTCGCCGCGCTCGCCTGGCGTGCGGGGATCCGCCGCTACCGATCGACGGGGAGCTGA
- a CDS encoding ABC transporter ATP-binding protein yields MIEADGAGRTFTVRRRVVHAVRDLSFRIAAGEFAAFLGPNGAGKSTTIKMLTGILTPTSGRVTVAGLDPSRRRTALARRIGVVFGQRTTLWWDLPLRDSLELVRLLYKVDRKVFRERLDEMCELLDLGAFLRTPVRQLSLGQRMRGDITAALLHDPAVLVLDEPTIGLDVVSKAEVRDFLRRLNAERGTTVLLTTHDLGDVERLCRRVLLIDHGRLAFDGTVDDLRATVPERASIEDVVADLYLRSRGTPRTPPPAPLPARDRPSGTA; encoded by the coding sequence GTGATCGAGGCAGACGGGGCCGGCCGGACCTTCACGGTCCGCCGCCGGGTCGTGCACGCCGTACGGGACCTGTCCTTCCGCATCGCGGCCGGGGAGTTCGCCGCCTTCCTCGGCCCGAACGGCGCGGGCAAGTCCACCACGATCAAGATGCTGACCGGGATCCTCACCCCGACGTCGGGCCGGGTCACCGTGGCCGGTCTCGACCCCTCCCGGCGGCGTACGGCTCTCGCCCGCAGGATCGGCGTCGTCTTCGGCCAGCGGACCACGCTGTGGTGGGACCTACCGCTGCGGGACAGCCTGGAACTGGTCCGGCTCCTTTACAAAGTAGATCGGAAGGTGTTCCGGGAGCGGCTGGACGAGATGTGCGAGCTGCTCGACCTGGGCGCCTTCCTGCGGACGCCGGTGCGCCAGCTCAGCCTGGGCCAGCGGATGCGGGGCGACATCACCGCCGCCCTGCTGCACGATCCCGCCGTGCTGGTGCTCGACGAGCCGACGATCGGGCTCGACGTGGTCAGCAAGGCGGAAGTGCGCGACTTCCTGCGGCGGCTGAACGCCGAGCGCGGGACGACCGTGCTGCTGACCACCCACGACCTGGGCGACGTGGAGCGGCTGTGCCGCCGCGTGCTGCTGATCGACCACGGCCGGCTCGCCTTCGACGGCACGGTGGACGACCTGCGCGCGACGGTGCCGGAACGCGCGTCGATCGAGGACGTGGTGGCCGACCTCTATCTCAGAAGCCGAGGGACTCCTCGTACTCCTCCTCCTGCTCCTCTTCCCGCTCGCGACCGGCCCAGCGGGACGGCATGA
- a CDS encoding ABC transporter permease subunit yields MSEALSGARPGEEERPSAHAAAPAPGGPPAGGTTRHLTRLLASEIGLTFRRPRNLAMLGVLAVVPVLVGVAVRVASGEDVGGSIVGQIAGNGLMLTFAAFVAMMPIVLPLTVAVVAGDAIAGEAAQGTLRYLLVAPAGRTRLLAVKYANIVVFCLAACAVVALSALAAGLLLFPAGPVTLLSGTTIPAAGALLRVGVVVLYAAAGMAALGAVALAVSTLTEAPIGAVASSVVLVVVSQVLSAIPQVAAVRPFLLTSWWSAFDGALRAPVAFDQMGQGLLVFAAYALVAGSVAWARFTSKDITA; encoded by the coding sequence GTGTCCGAAGCCTTGTCCGGGGCCCGGCCGGGGGAGGAGGAGCGACCGTCCGCCCACGCCGCGGCGCCCGCACCGGGCGGGCCGCCGGCGGGAGGGACGACGCGGCATCTGACGAGGCTGCTGGCCTCCGAGATCGGCCTGACGTTCCGCCGACCGCGCAACCTCGCGATGCTCGGGGTGCTGGCCGTGGTGCCGGTGCTGGTCGGCGTCGCGGTGCGGGTCGCGTCGGGCGAGGACGTGGGCGGCTCGATCGTCGGGCAGATCGCGGGCAACGGCCTGATGCTGACGTTCGCCGCGTTCGTCGCGATGATGCCGATCGTGCTGCCGCTGACCGTGGCGGTCGTGGCGGGCGACGCGATCGCCGGCGAGGCCGCCCAGGGCACACTGCGCTACCTGCTCGTCGCCCCGGCGGGCCGCACCAGGCTGCTCGCGGTCAAGTACGCCAACATCGTGGTCTTCTGCCTCGCGGCGTGCGCGGTGGTGGCGTTGTCGGCGCTGGCGGCCGGGCTGCTGCTGTTCCCGGCCGGGCCGGTGACGCTGCTGTCCGGCACGACGATCCCGGCGGCCGGCGCCCTGCTGCGCGTGGGGGTGGTCGTCCTGTACGCCGCCGCGGGGATGGCCGCGCTCGGCGCGGTCGCGCTCGCGGTGTCCACGCTGACCGAGGCGCCGATCGGGGCCGTGGCCTCGAGCGTCGTGCTGGTGGTGGTGAGCCAGGTCCTGTCCGCGATCCCGCAGGTCGCGGCCGTGCGGCCGTTCCTGCTGACCTCCTGGTGGAGCGCGTTCGACGGGGCGTTGCGGGCGCCGGTGGCGTTCGACCAGATGGGACAGGGGCTGCTCGTCTTCGCCGCCTACGCCCTCGTCGCCGGCTCCGTCGCCTGGGCGCGCTTCACGAGCAAGGACATCACGGCGTAA
- a CDS encoding ABC transporter ATP-binding protein, translating into MRRGDRAHAPRTDVAADGRVDVTTDVMVDAVTVGTRAGALRDDAGAPSPSSGGAGAHAIVTSGLTKRFRGGQVAVDDVGLAVPRGAVYGFLGPNGSGKTTTIRMLLGLVAPTAGTWSLLGTPMPAGLARALPRVGAVVEGPAFYPYLSGEANLRRLDAAGPGADPRTARARIGAALERVGLTAAAGKRYRNYSLGMRQRLAIAAALLVPRELLVLDEPTNGLDPQGTREVRTLIRRIAEDGTTVFVSSHLLSEVEQMCTHVGVMRTGRLVAQGPIAALRASGGQPRLRVETPDAGTAAAVLSRAGLREVRAGDGEVTAVAGEEAPERLCALLVGEGVAVRGFGVVRPTLEEIFVGLTGEGFDVGA; encoded by the coding sequence GTGAGAAGAGGTGACCGGGCCCACGCACCGCGGACGGACGTCGCGGCGGACGGCCGGGTGGACGTCACGACGGACGTCATGGTGGACGCGGTGACGGTGGGCACGCGCGCGGGGGCGCTCCGGGACGACGCCGGGGCACCCTCGCCCTCCTCAGGGGGCGCGGGCGCGCACGCCATCGTCACGTCCGGTCTCACCAAACGCTTCCGGGGCGGCCAGGTGGCGGTCGACGACGTCGGCCTGGCGGTGCCGCGCGGCGCCGTCTACGGCTTCCTCGGCCCCAACGGCTCGGGCAAGACCACGACGATCCGCATGCTGCTCGGCCTGGTCGCCCCGACCGCCGGCACATGGTCGCTGCTCGGCACGCCCATGCCCGCGGGGCTGGCGCGGGCGCTGCCGCGCGTCGGCGCGGTGGTCGAGGGGCCGGCCTTCTATCCGTACCTGTCGGGCGAGGCGAACCTGCGCCGCCTCGACGCGGCAGGCCCGGGGGCCGACCCGCGTACGGCGCGGGCCAGGATCGGCGCGGCGCTGGAGCGCGTCGGGCTGACGGCGGCGGCAGGCAAGCGCTACCGGAACTACTCGCTCGGCATGCGCCAGCGCCTGGCCATCGCCGCCGCGCTGCTGGTCCCGAGGGAACTGCTCGTGCTGGACGAGCCGACCAACGGCCTCGACCCGCAGGGCACCAGGGAGGTGCGCACGCTGATCAGGAGGATCGCCGAGGACGGCACGACCGTCTTCGTCTCCTCCCACCTGCTGAGCGAGGTCGAGCAGATGTGCACCCACGTCGGCGTCATGCGCACCGGCAGGCTCGTCGCCCAGGGGCCGATCGCCGCCCTGCGCGCGTCCGGCGGACAGCCGCGCCTGCGCGTGGAGACCCCGGACGCCGGCACTGCGGCGGCCGTGCTGTCCCGCGCCGGGCTGCGCGAGGTGCGCGCCGGGGACGGCGAGGTGACGGCGGTCGCCGGCGAGGAGGCGCCGGAACGGCTCTGCGCGCTGCTCGTCGGCGAGGGCGTGGCCGTACGTGGGTTCGGCGTGGTCCGGCCCACGCTCGAGGAGATCTTCGTGGGGCTGACGGGGGAGGGGTTCGATGTCGGTGCGTGA
- a CDS encoding LolA family protein, with product MAKRARAVKWGVPVAAVAVVAAAVGTGPVIAAVRSDPSLPDRTAEQLLTEVARTWQHGRMPQMSGTIVETASLGLPALPGLSGLSGPPGPAGASPLSLLSGSHQLKIWYAGENRFRLMLPGEMSETDVIANGDTVWLWDSAANKATRLTAPAATGGRPDGAFPARPSTPFKTPFKTPFKTPFKTPFETTFETRFATPEQAARQALEAAGADTAIGVGENVTVAGRAAYQLVLTPKAADSLIKDVRVALDGEKLMPLRVQVYAKGAAEPVFEVGFESLSFTAPAPENFSFTPPPGAKVEEGTATPPAGHRPEAAAEARDRGRVAGSGWDSVLVTSLPDVTAGRSGERSGKRDGEGDGVDLAALLDGVRSSATPVSGAWGSGRLLRTKVVSILITDDGRLLAGAVTPEALYRAAGEKR from the coding sequence ATGGCGAAGAGAGCCCGAGCCGTGAAGTGGGGAGTGCCGGTGGCGGCGGTGGCCGTGGTGGCGGCGGCCGTGGGGACCGGCCCGGTGATCGCGGCGGTGCGCAGCGACCCGTCGCTGCCGGACCGCACGGCGGAGCAGTTGCTGACCGAGGTCGCGCGCACCTGGCAGCACGGCCGCATGCCGCAGATGTCCGGCACGATCGTCGAGACGGCGTCGCTCGGCCTGCCCGCGCTGCCCGGCCTGTCGGGCCTGTCCGGGCCGCCCGGGCCGGCCGGGGCCTCGCCGTTGTCGCTGCTGTCGGGGTCGCACCAGCTCAAGATCTGGTACGCGGGGGAGAACCGGTTCCGCCTCATGCTGCCGGGGGAGATGAGCGAGACCGACGTCATCGCGAACGGCGACACGGTGTGGCTGTGGGACAGCGCCGCCAACAAGGCGACCCGCCTCACCGCCCCGGCGGCCACCGGCGGCAGGCCGGACGGCGCGTTCCCGGCGCGGCCTTCGACGCCGTTCAAGACGCCGTTCAAGACGCCGTTCAAGACGCCGTTCAAGACGCCGTTCGAGACGACGTTCGAGACGCGGTTCGCGACGCCCGAGCAGGCCGCGCGGCAGGCGCTGGAGGCGGCCGGCGCCGACACCGCGATCGGCGTCGGCGAGAACGTCACGGTCGCGGGCCGCGCGGCCTACCAGCTCGTGCTGACGCCCAAGGCGGCGGACTCGCTGATCAAGGACGTCCGGGTGGCGCTCGACGGTGAGAAGCTGATGCCGCTGCGCGTGCAGGTGTACGCGAAGGGCGCGGCCGAGCCGGTCTTCGAGGTCGGCTTCGAGTCGTTGTCGTTCACCGCTCCCGCCCCGGAGAACTTCTCCTTCACGCCACCGCCCGGCGCGAAGGTCGAGGAAGGGACGGCCACGCCTCCCGCCGGGCACCGGCCGGAGGCGGCGGCCGAGGCCCGCGACCGGGGCCGCGTCGCCGGGTCGGGCTGGGACAGCGTGCTCGTCACGTCCCTGCCCGACGTGACCGCCGGGCGGTCCGGCGAGCGGTCCGGCAAGCGGGACGGAGAGGGGGACGGCGTGGATCTCGCCGCGCTGCTCGACGGCGTGCGCTCGTCGGCCACCCCGGTCAGCGGGGCGTGGGGGAGCGGCAGGCTGCTGCGCACCAAGGTGGTGTCGATCCTGATCACCGACGACGGCCGCCTGCTCGCCGGCGCCGTCACCCCGGAGGCCCTCTACCGGGCGGCGGGTGAGAAGAGGTGA
- a CDS encoding response regulator transcription factor: protein MRVLVVEDERRMAAALRRGLQAEGFAVDLAHDGHEGLHLARVGDYDVVVLDIMLPGLSGYNVCKQLRAEENWVPILMLSAKDGEYDMADGLDLGADDYLTKPFSYVVLVARLRALLRRGGGRRPAVLRAGDLSLDPAARHVARGEEPVELTPREFALLEYLMRRPGEVVSKPEILEHVWDTYDTDPNVVEVYVGYLRRKIDTPFGRAALQTVRGAGYRLASDGG from the coding sequence ATGCGGGTTCTGGTGGTGGAGGACGAGCGGCGGATGGCGGCGGCGCTGCGCCGCGGGCTGCAGGCGGAGGGCTTCGCCGTCGACCTGGCGCACGACGGCCACGAGGGCCTGCACCTGGCCCGCGTCGGCGACTACGACGTGGTCGTGCTCGACATCATGCTGCCCGGCCTGTCCGGCTACAACGTGTGCAAGCAGTTGCGCGCGGAGGAGAACTGGGTGCCGATCCTCATGCTGTCGGCCAAGGACGGCGAGTACGACATGGCCGACGGGCTCGACCTCGGCGCCGACGACTACCTCACCAAGCCGTTCTCGTACGTCGTGCTGGTGGCCCGGCTCCGGGCCCTGCTGCGCCGGGGCGGCGGCCGCAGGCCCGCCGTGCTCCGCGCGGGCGACCTGTCGCTCGACCCCGCGGCACGGCACGTCGCGCGGGGCGAGGAGCCGGTCGAGCTGACGCCCAGGGAGTTCGCGCTGCTGGAGTATCTGATGCGCCGGCCGGGCGAGGTGGTGTCGAAGCCGGAGATCCTGGAGCACGTGTGGGACACCTACGACACCGACCCGAACGTGGTCGAGGTCTACGTCGGGTATCTCCGCCGGAAGATCGACACGCCGTTCGGGCGAGCCGCCCTGCAGACCGTGCGCGGAGCCGGATACCGGCTCGCGAGCGACGGCGGCTGA
- a CDS encoding sensor histidine kinase — translation MRLPDPAVLARPVTWWRRQSLRFRVTAAATAVLALALAVSAYVFVAVLGEALVRRIDDQVYQRAREIVALSDADRLSDPVVSADNTIVQVLDRDGRVVDATPNTDRLVPLLPAPAREAAVRAGEPLFLDGRPYALPGTLRVRVLGADRGVTVIVARSFAEVESSLVTTGHVLIAGMPLLLALLAAVSWLVVGRTLRPIALLRRGAAEVGATARSRRLPVPEARDEVHALATTLNDMLGRLEEADARQRALVSDAAHELRSPLASMRLQLEVALSHPEGQDWKETAEGVLEDTLRLSRLAEDLLALARLDEGRLGRREPVDLAELARRTAERHGLALDLGPGPSPVVVGDALDLRRVLANLVGNALRHAASTVRIGVRADGAVAELTVTDDGPGIPPEDRERVFDRFTRLDDARSRDDGGAGLGLAIVRTTVEAHGGTVHLEDASPGLRAVVRIPLAR, via the coding sequence GTGCGCCTGCCCGATCCCGCCGTCCTCGCGCGCCCCGTGACGTGGTGGCGGCGGCAGAGCCTGCGGTTCCGGGTGACCGCCGCCGCGACCGCCGTGCTGGCGCTCGCCCTCGCCGTGTCGGCGTACGTGTTCGTCGCGGTGCTCGGCGAGGCGCTCGTCCGCCGCATCGACGACCAGGTCTACCAGCGGGCGCGTGAGATCGTCGCGCTGTCGGACGCGGACCGGCTGTCCGATCCCGTCGTCTCGGCGGACAACACGATCGTGCAGGTGCTCGACCGGGACGGGCGCGTCGTCGACGCCACGCCGAACACCGACCGCCTGGTCCCCCTGCTGCCTGCGCCGGCGCGGGAGGCCGCCGTACGCGCCGGCGAGCCCCTTTTCCTGGACGGCCGGCCGTACGCGCTGCCGGGGACGCTGCGGGTGCGGGTGCTCGGCGCGGACCGCGGCGTGACGGTGATCGTGGCGCGCTCGTTCGCCGAGGTGGAGAGCAGCCTGGTGACCACCGGGCACGTGCTGATCGCGGGCATGCCGCTCCTGCTCGCGCTGCTGGCGGCGGTCTCGTGGCTGGTCGTCGGGCGCACGCTGCGGCCCATCGCGCTGCTGCGGCGGGGCGCGGCCGAGGTGGGCGCGACCGCGCGGTCGCGGCGGCTGCCGGTGCCCGAGGCCCGCGACGAGGTGCACGCGCTCGCGACCACCCTCAACGACATGCTCGGGCGGCTGGAGGAGGCCGACGCGCGCCAGCGGGCGCTGGTCTCCGACGCCGCGCACGAGTTGCGCAGCCCGCTCGCGAGCATGCGGCTCCAGCTGGAGGTCGCGCTCAGCCACCCGGAGGGGCAGGACTGGAAGGAGACGGCGGAAGGGGTGCTCGAGGACACCCTCCGGCTGTCCCGGCTCGCCGAGGACCTGCTCGCGCTCGCCCGGCTCGACGAGGGACGCCTGGGCCGGCGGGAGCCGGTCGACCTGGCCGAGCTCGCCCGCCGTACGGCCGAGCGGCACGGCCTCGCCCTCGACCTCGGGCCCGGCCCGTCTCCCGTCGTGGTGGGCGACGCCCTGGACCTGCGGCGGGTGCTCGCCAACCTGGTCGGCAACGCCCTGCGGCACGCGGCGTCCACGGTCCGGATCGGCGTGCGCGCCGACGGGGCGGTCGCGGAGCTGACCGTCACCGACGACGGGCCGGGCATCCCGCCGGAGGACCGCGAGCGGGTCTTCGACCGGTTCACCCGGCTCGACGACGCGCGCAGCCGCGACGACGGCGGCGCCGGGCTCGGTCTCGCGATCGTGCGCACCACGGTCGAGGCCCACGGCGGTACGGTCCATCTGGAGGACGCCTCCCCCGGACTGCGCGCCGTCGTCCGGATCCCCCTGGCACGTTGA
- a CDS encoding pyridoxal phosphate-dependent decarboxylase family protein, translating to MLPDHGRPVAELLAELTALKAADLPVRGGKVTAYVYDTGLPEVHEAAHRAYAEMLEVNMLDPTAFPSMVALERQVVGAVAELLGRPGAPGIFTSGGTESIMLAVKAARDARPGATRVVLPVTAHPAFHKAAHYLGMEIVPVPVDPAGYRASVPAFEDALDDRTALAVVSAPSYPQGVVDPVEEVAALAASRGVPCHVDACVGGWLLPWLREAGAAIPPFDLSVPGVTSISCDLHKFGYAPKGASVLLFRDAELRRRAYFASAAWPGYTIINATVQSSRSAGPLGGAWATLQALGREGYLELGRRTLEATRRLTDGVGKIPGLRVLGEPEAALVAIAGSAEVDVFVLADEARRLGWFLQPQLSYAGIPANIHVTVTGVTLAGVDAMLEVIAEAAEAARKRGPAEVPEGLPELIASLDLDALDDATFAELAASVGIDLTATGQPGMAVVNAVLDALPAASREAVLVRFLSVLYA from the coding sequence ATGCTTCCCGACCACGGCAGGCCCGTCGCCGAACTGCTCGCCGAGCTCACCGCCCTGAAGGCGGCCGACCTGCCGGTCCGCGGCGGCAAGGTGACGGCCTACGTCTACGACACCGGCCTGCCGGAGGTGCACGAGGCCGCGCACCGGGCGTACGCGGAGATGCTCGAGGTCAACATGCTCGACCCGACGGCCTTCCCCAGCATGGTCGCGCTGGAGCGCCAGGTCGTCGGGGCGGTGGCCGAGCTGCTCGGACGGCCCGGCGCGCCCGGGATCTTCACCAGCGGCGGCACCGAGTCGATCATGCTGGCGGTGAAGGCGGCCCGCGACGCCCGCCCCGGCGCCACCCGGGTCGTGCTGCCGGTCACCGCGCACCCGGCGTTCCACAAGGCCGCGCACTACCTCGGCATGGAGATCGTGCCGGTCCCGGTGGACCCGGCCGGCTACCGCGCCTCGGTCCCGGCGTTCGAGGACGCGCTGGACGACCGGACCGCGCTGGCCGTGGTCTCGGCGCCGTCCTACCCGCAGGGCGTCGTCGACCCGGTCGAGGAGGTCGCCGCGCTCGCCGCCTCGCGCGGCGTGCCGTGCCACGTGGACGCCTGCGTCGGCGGCTGGCTGCTGCCGTGGCTGCGCGAGGCCGGGGCCGCGATCCCGCCCTTCGACCTGAGCGTGCCCGGCGTCACCTCGATCTCCTGCGACCTGCACAAGTTCGGGTACGCGCCGAAGGGGGCGTCGGTGCTGCTGTTCCGCGACGCGGAACTGCGCCGCCGGGCCTACTTCGCCTCGGCGGCCTGGCCCGGTTACACGATCATCAACGCGACCGTGCAGAGCTCGCGCTCGGCGGGGCCGCTGGGCGGCGCCTGGGCGACCCTGCAGGCCCTCGGCCGGGAGGGCTACCTGGAGCTCGGCCGCAGGACGCTCGAGGCGACCCGGAGGCTGACCGACGGCGTAGGGAAGATCCCCGGTCTGCGGGTGCTCGGCGAGCCGGAGGCCGCGCTGGTCGCCATCGCCGGCTCCGCCGAGGTGGACGTCTTCGTGCTCGCCGACGAGGCGCGCCGGCTCGGCTGGTTCCTCCAGCCGCAGCTGTCGTACGCCGGGATCCCGGCCAACATCCACGTGACGGTCACCGGCGTGACGCTGGCCGGGGTGGACGCGATGCTGGAGGTGATCGCGGAGGCGGCCGAGGCCGCCCGGAAGCGGGGGCCTGCCGAGGTGCCCGAGGGGCTGCCCGAGCTGATCGCGTCCCTCGACCTCGACGCGCTGGACGACGCCACGTTCGCCGAGCTCGCCGCGTCGGTGGGGATCGACCTCACCGCGACCGGGCAGCCCGGGATGGCGGTGGTGAACGCCGTGCTCGACGCGCTGCCGGCCGCGTCCCGCGAGGCGGTCCTCGTCCGGTTCCTGTCGGTCCTGTACGCCTGA